In Amaranthus tricolor cultivar Red isolate AtriRed21 chromosome 3, ASM2621246v1, whole genome shotgun sequence, a single window of DNA contains:
- the LOC130808619 gene encoding uncharacterized protein LOC130808619 — translation MGHSHGHDWGPVFIATILFVLLSPGLLFQVPGGQRCIEFGSFRTGGAAILFHALLYFGLICIFLIALGIHMYWG, via the coding sequence ATGGGGCATAGCCATGGGCATGATTGGGGTCCAGTTTTCATTGCAACAATCTTGTTTGTGTTACTTTCTCCTGGATTGTTGTTTCAAGTGCCTGGTGGGCAAAGGTGTATTGAGTTTGGAAGCTTTCGTACTGGTGGGGCTGCTATTTTGTTCCATGCCCTTCTCTATTTTGGTCTCATTTGTATTTTCTTGATTGCACTTGGTATTCATATGTATTGGGGTTAG